Sequence from the Nocardia brasiliensis genome:
GCGTTGCCCGGCCTCAGTTGGGCCTTGCTCGGTATCCCGCTCTCCACCGGCCTCGGCGGACTGCTCACCCAAGAGGCGTACGCCCGCGGCTCGCTGCCCACCGCGCTCACCGCGATGACCATCACCGACCCCGTCCTCAGCTACGCAGCGGGCGTCACCCTCTTCGCCGCCGCCCACCCTCGACCCGCCCCCTTGCTCCTCGCTGCCACCCTCGTCCTCACCGGCATCACCCTGCTCGCCAATTCGCCCACCCTGCACGACGAACGAGATATCGCCGCCGCGACACCACCGAAACAGGCAGTGCCAGCCTCGATTCCGCTGCCCTGACCGTTCACCCCTGCACGCTGATCGCCCGCGAGGGTGCGGTAACGGTGGTCGGGGGCAGCGGCTGATGTGGCGGCACGGGGGTTTGTGAGCCGACGAGTCGCCGCTGGAGGGTCGGTGCGAAACATCGCTGACGCCAGCTACATACGGCGACACAGCGGTGTTGGCGGCACGTCGTCTGCTCGGCGCTTGGTGTTCATTCCTGCTCGCTGATCGCCGGCGCAGGCGTCGTGTCGGTGAAGTAGGTGGTGTCGGTGGCGGGTCGATTGCTCGTCGGCGATTGCTCGAGCGGAGGGTTAGGCGGGGGCGTAGTCGGTGTAGAGGGCGAGCATGGCTGTGACGGTGGCGGACCAGGGGTAGCGTTCGGCGGCGTTGCGGGCGGCGTGGCGGCGCTGGGAGGCGGGGATGGCCAGCAGGGTGCGGACTCCGTCGGCCAGGCCGTGCGGGGTGCCGTCGGAGACGATGCCGGAGCCGATGGCGCCGACGAGTTCGCGCGCGGCGCCTTCGTCGGGGACCACGACCGGGGTGCCGCAGGCCAGGGCTTCCAGCACCGCGAGGCCGAAAGTTTCGGCGGGGGAGGGGAATATGGCGATATCGGCCGCGGCGACCTGGCGGGCCATGGCGACGCGGTCGGTGAGGTGGCCGTGGAAGACCACCGGCAGTCCGGCCGCCGCACGTGCCAGGCGTTGGCGCAGCGGGCCGTCGCCGAGCACGGCCAGCTCGCACCGCACACCGGCGTGGACCAGCACGCGCACCGCTTCGATCGCGAGTTCGGCCCGCTTCTCCTTGGACAGCCTGCTCACCAGCACCAGACGCACCGGTTCGGCGCTCGTGCCGGAGGTTTCGGCCGCGGGACGAAAGGTGCTCAGGTCCACCCCGAGCGGTACCCGCCGCACGTTGGTCGCGCCGATCCTGGTGAACTCCGCCGTCGCGAAGCTAGAAGTGACAACGACCTTTTCGGCGCGGACGCAGAGGCGGCGGTTGGCCAGGTCGGCGGCCGTGGTCAACGGGAAGCCGGGTGGCACGCGGGTGCGCAGGATGGCGTCGATGCGTTCATGCGAGAACAGCACCAGCGGCACCCCGACGCCGCGCGCCCACGGCGCCAGCCACCGCACGCTCAGCTTGTCGCTGCATTCGAGCACGTCGGGACGTAGCAGATCGAGGATGGGCCGGGTCCGCCGGGCGGTCAGCACGTGGTACCCGCCCGCCCCGAACTTGGGGCTGCGCACCGTGATTCGCCGCCCCGAGGCGGTCTGCTCGTCTCCGTCGGCAGGTCCCGGCACCACGAGCACCCGTTCGTGCCCGCCCGCCAGGTATCCGCGCCCGATCTCGTCGAGGCACGTTCGGATCCCGCCGGAGGCCGGGGTGTAGAAGTTCGCGATCTGCACAATCCGCATCAGGGGCCTGCAGCTTCGATCAGATCGGCATAGGTGGTGGCGCGGGCGCCCGCGGTGAGGGCGGCCTCGATGGCGCGCAGGGTGGCCTCGCGCAAGCCCGGCTGGTGCAGGTCGTCGGGGTGCAGGGCGAGCCGGACGAGACCGCCGTTGCGGGCGTTGCGCGCGGCGAAGGTTTGCAGCATCGCGGTGCCGAAGCGTTCGGGCCAGCCGCCGCCGGGCCGATGCGAGAGGGCGAAGCCGCGCCTGCGGTGACCGGTGCGCAGATCACGCACGCCGAAGTGGTCGGTGGTGTGGGTGAAGCCCGCCGCGCGCAGCGCCCGTTCGGCGGCGGGCGAGGCCAGCCAGCCGGGCGGTGTGAACCCCGTTGTGGACAGCCCGGATTCGGCCATCACCGCGGTGGCGTCGCGCAGCTTGGCCGCCGCCTGCGCCTGGTCCAGCGCGGCGAACTCGGCGGCGCCGCGGGCCACCGCCCGCCCGAGCGTCCGCCGCGGCCACCCACCCTCGGGGCCCGCGCGATGCGACCACCCGTGCACCATGATCTCGTTCCCCCGCAACCGGCGTTCCCGCAGGAAACCCGCGTACTCCGGCTGCCGCGCCAGCGACGCGCCCCGCCAGGGGCCCGGTATCACCAGCAGCGACACCGGAATCCCGAACCCGTCGGCGTCCGCGCACCAGCGCGCCGTCTCCGCCGCACTCGCGGGCGCGACGTCATGGACGCTCACCACCAACCGCGCACACACGCAGCGCAAGCTAACACCGCGCGGTTGCCATCAGCTGAACAGCAGCGTGCCGCAGCCTGACGGATCGACACCACCGCTGTCGACAGGAATTCGGTACCTCTCGCGTGGCATCGCGATGAGTTCCACCCTCGGGCGCAGTCTGATATCCATGGGCACACTCATCTATGGCTTCAATGTCTCGGTCGACGGCTATATTGCCGACGCGCAGGGCAGCATCGACTGGTCCGATCCGAGCGACGAACTGCTCCAATATTGGAACGACGTCGAGCGGGAGACCGCCCTGTCGTTCTACGGGCGGCGGCTCTACGAACTGATGTCCGCGTTCTGGCCGACCGCCGATCAGGCCCCGGACGCCTCGCCCCGGACCGTCGACTTCGCGCGCATCTGGTGCGCCATGCCCAAGGTCGTGTTCTCCCACACGCTGGAGTCGGTCGACTGGAACTCCCGCCTGGAACGCGGCGACCCGGTCGAGGTCGTGCGGAAACTGAAAGCCGAAACCGACGGCAGGCTGGAAGTGGCCGGAGCGACGCTGGCCGCGTCGATCGTGCGGGCCGGATTGGTGGACGAGTACCGGATCGTGGTCACGCCCACCGCGGTGGGCGGCGGCACGCCGTTTTTCCCGACGCTGCCGTCCTGGATCTCGCTGCGACTGCTGAAGAACCGCACTTTTCCATGCGGCGCGGTCCTGCTGAGCTACGCGGCGAAACGCGACTGATCGTCAGCCATGACCGGGCACTTCGCGTGCGCATGCAAGGTCATTTGATTTTGCTATGGGTGGTCGAAGTATTCGGGCTCGCAAGACAATTCGCCTGGTGTCTCAGCCAGGTCGGCGTATGATCGGGCCAGTGTGAGCGCCCGGGGGAAGAATGAACGAGCCGGTGACCGCGGACTGGGAACAGTTCGTTCAAGCGCTGGCGCGATGTCTGTCCGAACTTCCTTCACGGGCGACATTGATCATCGCCGCACCGGGAAATCGGTACGTCCAGTTCATGCAATACGACATCAAATTGTCGGCGGAGCTGGCGGGTAACCACTATCTGACGCAACCCATTCCGGATGCCGCGGCCGCGGAATTGCGCGAACTCGGCTGGAACGAGCCGATCCTGCGGCGCGAGGTCGACAATTGGACCAAGACCATGTTCTGGCCCATATCGCCGGGCAGCCTGATCGAGTTCGCGCGCTCGGTCGCCATCGGATTCCGGGACGCGCTCGGCGTGGCGACGCCGGTGGAATTACGCGCCATGGGCTGGACCGAGGCCTCCGGTGATCTGGATCTCACGGTGCTCGGCTCGATGGCTCGCCGCGGCTGGAATTGAGTCGGTCCGCACCCGCGCCGCGACCGGAAACGGCGGCCGCGACCATGCGTGGCGAAACCGCCGCGACGTGGGCACTATCCTGAGTGACATGGCAGCAGGTAAGCCCACCAAAGAAGCGAAGGCCGCGGCGAAAGCGGCCCGCAAGCAGCAGTCGAAAGAGCGCAGGCAGCAGCTCTGGCAGGCGTTCCAGATGCAGCGCAAGGAAGACAAGCTGCTGCTGCCGTTGATGATCGGCGCGCTGGTCGGCAGCATCGTGGTCTTCCTGGTGATCGGTCTGATCTTCGGGCTGACCTGGCTGCTCGTCCCGTTCGGCGTGGTGCTGGGCGCGCTGGCCGCGTTCATCATCTTCGGCCGCCGGGTGCAGAAGAGCGTGTACGGCAAGGCGGAGGGCCAGGCGGGCGCCGCGGCCTGGGTGCTGGACAACCTGCAGGGCAAGTGGCGGGTGACCAACGGCATCGCCGCGACCACCCAGCTCGACGCGGTGCACCGGGTGATCGGCCTGCCCGGCGTGGTGCTGGTCGCCGAGGGCGCTCCGCAGCGGGTGAAATCGCTGTTGGCGCAGGAGAAGAAGCGCACCGCCCGGCTGATCGGCGACACCCCGATCTACGACGTCGTGATCGGCAACGACGAGGGCCAGGTGCCGCTCAAGGAGCTGCAGCGCTACCTGACCAAGCTGCCCCGCAACATCGACACCAAGCGAATGGACCTGATCGAGGGCAGGCTCTCGGCCCTCAGCTCGCGCACCGGCCCCGCCATGCCGAAGGGCCCGATGCCCGCAGGCGCCAAGATGCGCGGCGTACAGCGCACCATCCGCAGGCGCTGAACGCGAACACCGCGGGCCCGCACCTACCGCGAGGTGCGGGCCCGCGGTGTTTCAAGATCAAGGGGAACTGGTGGCGGCGGGCTCTCGGCCGATGCCGCCACCAGTTCCTCCTCGAAGTTCAGCGCGAGTGGACGAGCGCGGTCCCGGTCGCGCGATCGTGCATGCCGCGCCCGTCCGCGTCGGTGAAGAGGGCGGGGACGACGAAGACCAGGAGTGCCTGGCGGGCCAGGGCGCGCACGATGCCGACGGGGACGGGTGCGTCGATGCGGACGGTGCGCAGGCGCAGGAAGTACTGCCCGGGGGTGAATCCGAACAAGGTCACCGCCCCCACCCCGATCACGAACCAGACCAGCAGTGTGAGGCTCGACGCCGATCCGCCGCGCATGATGATCGCGGCGATGCCGAGGGCGATGAGCCAGTCGACGAACAGCGCGGCGATCCGGCGGGCCATGCCGGACAACGATCCGGCGCCGGACTGCGGCAGGCCCAATTCTTTGCCGGGGAACTCGGGGTTTGCCTGGTCGCCGGAACCCTCCGAGGGGCCGGAGAGCCACGATCCCGTGATGCGTGCCATGGCCCCCACAATATGCGCGGCCGGTCAGCCGGACGTCATCGCATAAGGGGAGTTCACGTCGTCGCGGCCCTGGTCGGGTGGCAGGATTACGATGCTGGTGGCGCCCGGGTGGGCCGGGTCACCGGGCCAGCGGCACGTGTAACACTGGCGAAACACAGCCTTGACTGCGGGGAAACACCGCGTCCATACCGTCTGGACGCGACGAACCCATGCAATCGACACTGGCTGGGAACCGATCCGTAAGGAGAACAAGTGACGTTCAGCACGGCCGACGAGGTCATCAAATTCCTTGCTGATGAAGAAGTCGAATACGTCGACATCCGATTCAGTGATCTGCCCGGTGTGCAGCAGCACTTCTCGATCCCGGCGAAGGCGTTCACGACCGACCTCGCAGAGGAAGGGCTGGCCTTCGACGGCTCGTCCGTCCGCGGTTTCCAGTCGATCGACGAGTCGGACATGCTGCTGCTGCCCGACTTCAGCACCGCGCGCCTCGACCCGTTCCGGGCGGCCAAGACGCTGAACCTCAACTTCTTCGTGCACGACCCGTTCACCCGCGAGGCCTACAGCCGCGACCCGCGCAACATCGCGCGCAAGGCCGAGGAGTACCTGCGCTCCACCGGTATCGCCGACACCGCGTACTTCGGTGCCGAGGCGGAGTTCTACATCTTCGACTCGATCCGGTACGACTCGGCGATGAACGGCGCGTTCTACGAGATCGAGTCGGTCTCGGGTTCCTGGAACACCGGCGCCGAGTTCAACCCGGACGGCACCCTGAACCGTGGTTACAAGGTGCGCAACAAGGGCGGTTACTTCCCCGTCGCGCCGTACGACCACTACGTCGACCTGCGCGACAAGATCTCGACCAACCTGCAGAACGCGGGCTTCGAGCTCGAGCGCGGCCACCACGAGGTCGGCACCGCCGGCCAGGCCGAGATCAACTACAAGTTCAACACCCTGCTCGGCGCGGCCGACGACCTGCAGCTGTTCAAGTACATCGTGAAGAACACCGCGTGGGCCGAGGGCAAGACCGTTACCTTCATGCCGAAGCCGCTCTTCGGTGACAACGGCTCGGGCATGCACGTGCACCAGTCGCTGTGGAAGGACGGCAAGCCGCTGTTCCACGACGAGGCCGGCTACGGCGGTCTGTCGGATCTGGCGCGCCACTACATCGGCGGCATCCTGCACCACGCGCCGTCGCTGCTGGCGTTCACCAACCCGACCGTGAACTCTTACCACCGCCTGGTGCCGGGCTACGAGGCCCCGATCAACCTGGTGTACTCGCAGCGCAACCGCTCCGCGGCCGTGCGTATCCCGGTGACCGGCAACAACCCGAAGGCCAAGCGCATCGAGTTCCGCGCGCCCGACTCCTCGGGTAACCCGTACCTGGCCTTCGCCGCCATGATGATGGCGGGCCTGGACGGCATCAAGAACAAGATCGAGCCGCTGGCCCCGGTCGACAAGGACCTCTACGAGCTCCCGCCGGAGGAGGCCAAGAACATCCCGCAGGCCCCCACCAGCCTCGCCACGGTCATCGACCGCCTCGAGCAGGATCACGACTACCTGACCGAAGGCAACGTCTTCACCGACGACCTGATCGAGACCTGGATCAACATCAAGCGCGAGCAGGAGATCGCCCCGGTGAACCTGCGCCCGCACCCCTACGAGTTCGAGCTCTACTTCGACGTGTAAGTCGTAGGACCCCAACTGGTTTCGAGCCCTCCCGCAACGGCGCGGGAGGGCTCGACTCGTTTGCGAGCCGGTGCTACCGCCGGGTGTAGGCGGGTCGGCCCATGAGGTAGGTGGCGAGGACCGAGCGTTCGTCGCCGAGGATCATCTGGGCGAACAGCCGCTCGTGGAAGTCACGGGCGCGATCGACGCGGCGGGCCAGGACCGGGGTGGCCGCCCAGTCCAGCACGACGAAATCGGCGTCCTTTCCGGTGCGGAAGTTGCCGATGCGGTCGTCGCAGTACATCGCCTCGGCGCCGCCGAGGGTGGCGAGGTAGAAGCCACGCAGCGCGTCCAGTGCGGTGCGCCGCGCCTCGGGTTTCGCCGATTCGCCGAGCATGACCACCTTGTAGGCCTCGTTGAGGGTGCGCAGCATCGAATAGCTGGTGCCCGCACCGCAATCGGTGCCGAGACCGACCCGGATGCCCGCCTGCCAGGCGGCGGGCAGGTCGAACAGCCCGCTGCCGAGGAACAGGTTCGAGGTGGGGCAGAAGGCGATCGCGGCACCGGCCTCGGCCATCCTGGACCGGTCCTGCGCGTCGATGTGCACACAGTGCGCGAAAAGCGCTCGGGGGCCGAGCATGCCGACGCGGTCGTAGACGTCGAGATAGGACCGCGCGTCGGCGAAGCGGGCGAGGACCTGTTCGGTTTCCTGGCGGCTCTCGGCCGCGTGCGTCTGCAGCGCGACCCCGGCAAGCTCCTGGAACAGTCGTCCCGCCATGGCCAGTTGCTCGTCGGTAGACGACGGCGCGAAGCGCGGGGTGATCGCGTAGGTCAGGCGACCGTTGCCGTGCCAGCGTGCGATGAGATCGCGCGTCTGCTCTTCGGCTTCGGACCGGCTCCGGTCGCGAAGGAACTCCGGCTCCCGGTCCATCAGCACCTTGCCGCACGTCATCCGCATACCGCGCGCCAGTGCCGCAGCGCAGAACGCGTCCACCGAGGCGGGATGCACCGTCGGGTGCACGCTCGCGGTGGTGGTGCCGCAGGCGAGCAGCGTGTCGAGGAAGAGCCCGGCGATCCGGCTCGCATGCTCGAGGTCCTCGAATTCGCGCTCGGTCGGGAAGACGTATTCCTGTAGCCAATCGGTCAGTCGCGCACCATAACTGGCGATCATGTCGTATTGGCTGTAGTGGAGGTGGGTGTCCACGAAGCCGGGCACGATCAATCGGCCCCGGTGGTCGACGACTCTGCCGCGGTGCCGCTGCGGCAATGCCGACCACGCGCCCGCCCAGGCGACGGTGCCGTCGGCCGCGACCGCGAGCGCGCCGTCCTCGAACATCTCCCAGGCGTCCGGCGCGCTGTCCGGGCCCGGATCGCGCAGGAAGTGCAGCAGGGTGCCGCGGAAGACGGCGGGCAGGTGCTCGCGTTCGGCCATGCCATCGACGCTAGCCCTCGGCTCTCGAGCGAGCCGGGAGCCGCGTGCGTTTGCGCGAGTGGCTCGCGGGCGGGATGATCGCGGGAGTGGGTGGGGCGCGGGGAATTCTGCACGGCGCGGCGACGAGTTCGGCTCGGGTGCGGTGGCCGGAGGGTTGTCCAGGCTGAATCCCGGTGTCCGGCGCGGTGATCCCGCTGGTCGGCGGGTGATTCCGGTGAGCGGGGCAACTGCGGCGGGATCGGGGGGAAACCCGGCAGCGGCCGCGTCCCGCGCCCTACTGTCCCGCGCCATGAAGTACTCAATTGTTTCGCTTTTCGCCGCGGTGCTGGCGAGTTTCGCGCTGACGGCGACCACCGCATCGCCGTTCGCGGCCGCGCAACCGGACGCGCAGGCGCAGTCCGCGTTCGGGTCGGGCGGCAAGATCGATCTGCAAGGCGCGGTCAATGTCCGTGATCTCGGCGGATATCGCACATACGACGGCGCGAAGGTGAAGTCGGGCAAGGCGGTTCGCGCCGACTCGCTGGAAAAGCTCACCGCCGCCGATATCCAGAAGCTCTCGGGTCTGAAGGTGCGGCAGGTGATCGACTTCCGCACCCCGGCCGAGGTGCAGTTCGCCGGCGCGGACAAGCCGATTCCGGGAGCGCAGGCGGTGGCCAGGCCGATCGATGACACCGGGCTGTTCCAGAAGCTGCTCTCGGTGATCCAGCTGCGTGATCCGGTGAAGCAGGAGGAGATGCTCGGCAACGGCAAGGCCGAGGAGATCATGAAGGGCGTCTACGCGAGCTTCTTCACTCAGCAGTCGCGGGCCGCGTTCGGGCAGACCATCAAGGACCTCGCCAACACCGACAAGATCACGCTGTACCACTGCACGGCGGGCAAGGACCGCACGGGTTGGCTGACCTATGTGACGTTGCGCGCGGTAGGCGTGCCGGAACAAACCGCGCGGCAAGACTATCTGCTGTCCAATCAGTACCGCGCCGCGGCGGACGCCGCCCTGCGGCAGCAGGTGAAGCAGGCCGGGCTGATGGAGAATCCGGATCTGCTGATCCCGCTGCAAGAGGTGCGCGCCGCCTACCTCGACGTCGCGGTGGCCAAGGCCGAGCACGACTACGGCGATTTCGGCAAGTTCCTCACCCAGGGACTCGGGCTGGACATCGGCACCATGCTGAAACTGCGCAAGAACCTTGTCAGCTGACCCCTCGAAAGCTGTTCGGGCCCATGCACTCGGCGGTGGATGGGCCCGAATTCCGTGCTCAGGACTTCTTTTTGCCCTGATCGCGCACGCTCGCGGCGAGCTGGTTCGGCATCGTCTCGTGCCGGGTATAGCCGCGGGTGAAATCGCCGGTGCCGTGCGAGAGGGAACGCAGGTCGATGGCGTAACGGCTGAGTTCGAGTTCGGGGACCTCGGCGTGAATCCTGGTGCGGCCGAGGCCATGCGGTTCGGTGCCGAGGACGCGGCCGCGGCGGCCGGACAGATCGCTCAACACCGGCCCCACGTAGTCGTCGGCGACCAGGACCCAGACGTCGGCGATCGGCTCCAACAGGGCGATACCCGCCGCGGTGGCGGCCTCGCGCAGCGCGAGCGCACCCGCGGTCTGGAAGGCGGCGTCGGAGGAGTCGACCGAGTGTGCCTTGCCGTCGAACAGCGTGACCCGCACGTCGACCAGTGGGTATCCGGTGGCGACACCGCGGGCGGCCTGGGCGCGCACACCCTTCTCGACCGACGGAATGAATTGGCGCGGAACGACTCCGCCGACCACCAGGTCCACGAACTCGATGCCGGACCCGCCGGGCAGCGGCTCGACCTCGATCTCGCACACCGCGTACTGCCCGTGCCCGCCGGACTGCTTCACGTGCCTGCCGCGCCCGGAAGCCTTGCCCGCGAACGTTTCGCGCAGCGCCACCTGGTACTCGACGATGTCGACCTGCACGCCGAACCTGGTGCGTAAGCGTTCCAGCGCGACATCGCGATGCGCCTCGCCGAGACACCACAGCACCAGCTGATGGGTTTGCACATTGTGCTCGAGTCGCATCGCGGGATCCTCGGCCGCCAGCCGGGCCAGGCTCTGCGAGAGCTTGTCCTCGTCGGCCTTGCTGTGGGCGGTGATGGCGATGGGCAGCAACGGATCCGGCATCTGCCACGGCTCGATGAGCAGGGGCTTGTCCACGCCGGAAAGGGTGTCGCCGGTCTCGGCGTGGCCGAGTTTGGTCACGTAGGCGATGTCGCCCGCGATGACCTGCCCGAGCGGGCGCTGCCCCTTGCCGAACGGCGCGGACACCGCGCCGACCCGCTCGTCGACGTCGTGGCTCTCGTGCCCGCGTTCCTCCAGCCCGTGCCCGCAGACGTGCACGGTGTCGTCTGCGCGCAGGGTGCCGGAGAAGACCCGCACCAGCGACACCCGGCCGACATACGGGTCGGAGGCGGTGCGGATCACCTCGGCCGCGAGCACGCCGTCGGGGTCGCAGTCGAGCCTGCGGCGGGTGTTGCTGCCGCCCGCGGCGGTGACCGCGGAAACGACGTGTTCGGCCGGGGTCGGGAAGCCGCCGGTGATCAGATCCAACAGCTCGACGGTGCCCAACCCCTGTTTGGCCCCCTCCGGGGCGGGCGCGCCGAACAGCACGGGATGAAAACTGCCACGGGCCACCGCGCGCTCCAGGTCGGCGACCAGGGTGTCGTGCTCGATGGGGGCACCGTCGAGGTAGCGCTCCATCAGCGACTCGTCTTCGCTCTCGGCGATGATGCCCTCGATGAGCCGGTTGCGGGCCTGCTCGAGCAGCGGTCGTTGCTCGGGTGTCGGTGTGGCCTGGACGCACTCGCCGGAGGAGTAGTCGACCGCGCAGTCGGGGAGCAGTTCGATGAGCCCGGTGACCGGGCGGTGACCGTCCGCGCTCTTCGGTCCGTATACCGGAAGATGCAGCGGCAGAATGTTTTCCGTCGCACCGCCGCCGAGCACCGTGCGACAGGTCTCGGTCATTTCCTCGTAGTCGGCGCGTGCGGTGTCCAGATGGGTGATCACGATCGCGCGCGGCATACCGACCGCCGCGCATTCCTCCCATAGCGCGCGTGTCGCGCCGCTGACGCCCTCCGCACCCTCGGCCGCCGAGATCACGAACAGCGCGGCGTCGGCGGCGCGCAGGCCGGCCCGTAGTTCGCCGACGAAATCCGCGTAACCGGGCGTGTCTATCAGGTTGATCTTCATGCCCGACCAGGCCAGCGGTACCACGGACAACTGCACCGACCGGTGCTGTCGATGCTCGATCTCGTCGTAGTCCGACAGCGAGGTTCCGTCCTCGACCCGGCCCGCTCGGTTCACCGTCCCTGTGGTCAGCGCCAACGCCTCGACCAGCGTGGTTTTGCCCGATCCACTATGTCCGACCAGGACCACATTGCGTATCTGTTCCGGCCGATCGGCCGAAAGTACTCTGCCGTTGCCTCCAGCGGCTCCGCTCGTCTTGTCCACTGTGCGTCTCGCTTCCCTCGCGCGCCCGACACCTGCGGTACTTCGAGCTTCCCACCGGCGGTCCCACTCCGTGCCGGGATCGCCATATCCGATCTCGCCGAGCACGAGGGGGAAAGCCCGCGGGACTATCGGCTGGTCGCGTGGAGCGTCTGCGCCTGCGTCGGGTATCGCGGTGAATCCTGTGTTCCCGCTGTCGCTTACCGCTCGGCGGACCAATTCGGCCGGATAGCGCACGGGCGCTCGTATCGGCTGAAACCTGGTGCCCGATATGGGACAGTGCGCGGATGGATGTCTCACCTGACGTTTCCCGTGCGACACTGCGCAAGGTCGTAATCCGGCTGGTGCCGTTCCTCGGGCTGCTCTACTTCGTCAATTATTTGGATCGGGTCAATATCGGCTTCGCCGGGCCCAGTGGTATGAAAGCCGACCTCGGGCTCACCGAGACGGCGTTCGGTCTCGCCTCCGGGATCTTCTTCATCGGCTACCTGCTGCTCGAGGTCCCGAGCAATGTCGCGCTGCACCGCTTCGGCGCGCGCCGCTGGATCGCCAGGATCCTGGCCAGCTGGGGGCTGATCGCGACCGCGATGGCGTTCGTGCCGAACGAAACCGTGCTCTACATCCTGCGTTTCGTGCTCGGCATCGCCGAGGCAGGCTTCTTTCCCGGCATCCTGCTCTACCTCACCTTCTGGTTCCCGCAGAACCAGCGGGCGAAGATCGTCGCGCTGTTCATGGTGGCGGTGCCCGTGTCCACCGCGCTCGGTTCCACGCTGTCCAGCCTGATCATCCAGTACGGGCACGGCGTGCTCGGGCTCAGCGGCTGGCGTTTCATGTTCCTCGTCGAGGGGCTGCCCGCCATCCTGCTCGCGGTGGTGACCTGGTTCTACCTCACCGACAGTCCCGCGCAGGCCCGGTGGTTGAGTCGCGAGGAACGGCAGTGGCTCAGCGGTGAACTCGCCGCGGAACAGGCCGCGGTGGAGCAGGCCGAACAGTGGACCTTGCGCAAGGCGCTCACCGATTCCCGCGTGCTCGGGCTGGCACTCGTCTACGGCGGCATCGTCTACGGTCTCTATGCGCTCGGGTTCTTCCTGCCGACCATCATCAACGGCTTCCAGGAGCAATACGGCACGCACTACTCGGTGGTGCAGCGCGGACTGATCAACGCGGTGCCCTACGTCATCGGCGCGGTCGTGATGGTGCTGTGGAGCAGGCACGGCGACCGGACGGGCGAGCGCGCCTGGCATGTCGCGCTG
This genomic interval carries:
- a CDS encoding RDD family protein encodes the protein MARITGSWLSGPSEGSGDQANPEFPGKELGLPQSGAGSLSGMARRIAALFVDWLIALGIAAIIMRGGSASSLTLLVWFVIGVGAVTLFGFTPGQYFLRLRTVRIDAPVPVGIVRALARQALLVFVVPALFTDADGRGMHDRATGTALVHSR
- a CDS encoding TY-Chap domain-containing protein, with the translated sequence MNEPVTADWEQFVQALARCLSELPSRATLIIAAPGNRYVQFMQYDIKLSAELAGNHYLTQPIPDAAAAELRELGWNEPILRREVDNWTKTMFWPISPGSLIEFARSVAIGFRDALGVATPVELRAMGWTEASGDLDLTVLGSMARRGWN
- a CDS encoding dihydrofolate reductase family protein; amino-acid sequence: MGTLIYGFNVSVDGYIADAQGSIDWSDPSDELLQYWNDVERETALSFYGRRLYELMSAFWPTADQAPDASPRTVDFARIWCAMPKVVFSHTLESVDWNSRLERGDPVEVVRKLKAETDGRLEVAGATLAASIVRAGLVDEYRIVVTPTAVGGGTPFFPTLPSWISLRLLKNRTFPCGAVLLSYAAKRD
- the glnA gene encoding type I glutamate--ammonia ligase, with amino-acid sequence MTFSTADEVIKFLADEEVEYVDIRFSDLPGVQQHFSIPAKAFTTDLAEEGLAFDGSSVRGFQSIDESDMLLLPDFSTARLDPFRAAKTLNLNFFVHDPFTREAYSRDPRNIARKAEEYLRSTGIADTAYFGAEAEFYIFDSIRYDSAMNGAFYEIESVSGSWNTGAEFNPDGTLNRGYKVRNKGGYFPVAPYDHYVDLRDKISTNLQNAGFELERGHHEVGTAGQAEINYKFNTLLGAADDLQLFKYIVKNTAWAEGKTVTFMPKPLFGDNGSGMHVHQSLWKDGKPLFHDEAGYGGLSDLARHYIGGILHHAPSLLAFTNPTVNSYHRLVPGYEAPINLVYSQRNRSAAVRIPVTGNNPKAKRIEFRAPDSSGNPYLAFAAMMMAGLDGIKNKIEPLAPVDKDLYELPPEEAKNIPQAPTSLATVIDRLEQDHDYLTEGNVFTDDLIETWINIKREQEIAPVNLRPHPYEFELYFDV
- a CDS encoding DUF4191 domain-containing protein, which produces MAAGKPTKEAKAAAKAARKQQSKERRQQLWQAFQMQRKEDKLLLPLMIGALVGSIVVFLVIGLIFGLTWLLVPFGVVLGALAAFIIFGRRVQKSVYGKAEGQAGAAAWVLDNLQGKWRVTNGIAATTQLDAVHRVIGLPGVVLVAEGAPQRVKSLLAQEKKRTARLIGDTPIYDVVIGNDEGQVPLKELQRYLTKLPRNIDTKRMDLIEGRLSALSSRTGPAMPKGPMPAGAKMRGVQRTIRRR
- a CDS encoding DUF2334 domain-containing protein, with amino-acid sequence MSVHDVAPASAAETARWCADADGFGIPVSLLVIPGPWRGASLARQPEYAGFLRERRLRGNEIMVHGWSHRAGPEGGWPRRTLGRAVARGAAEFAALDQAQAAAKLRDATAVMAESGLSTTGFTPPGWLASPAAERALRAAGFTHTTDHFGVRDLRTGHRRRGFALSHRPGGGWPERFGTAMLQTFAARNARNGGLVRLALHPDDLHQPGLREATLRAIEAALTAGARATTYADLIEAAGP
- a CDS encoding tyrosine-protein phosphatase translates to MKYSIVSLFAAVLASFALTATTASPFAAAQPDAQAQSAFGSGGKIDLQGAVNVRDLGGYRTYDGAKVKSGKAVRADSLEKLTAADIQKLSGLKVRQVIDFRTPAEVQFAGADKPIPGAQAVARPIDDTGLFQKLLSVIQLRDPVKQEEMLGNGKAEEIMKGVYASFFTQQSRAAFGQTIKDLANTDKITLYHCTAGKDRTGWLTYVTLRAVGVPEQTARQDYLLSNQYRAAADAALRQQVKQAGLMENPDLLIPLQEVRAAYLDVAVAKAEHDYGDFGKFLTQGLGLDIGTMLKLRKNLVS
- a CDS encoding glycosyltransferase: MRIVQIANFYTPASGGIRTCLDEIGRGYLAGGHERVLVVPGPADGDEQTASGRRITVRSPKFGAGGYHVLTARRTRPILDLLRPDVLECSDKLSVRWLAPWARGVGVPLVLFSHERIDAILRTRVPPGFPLTTAADLANRRLCVRAEKVVVTSSFATAEFTRIGATNVRRVPLGVDLSTFRPAAETSGTSAEPVRLVLVSRLSKEKRAELAIEAVRVLVHAGVRCELAVLGDGPLRQRLARAAAGLPVVFHGHLTDRVAMARQVAAADIAIFPSPAETFGLAVLEALACGTPVVVPDEGAARELVGAIGSGIVSDGTPHGLADGVRTLLAIPASQRRHAARNAAERYPWSATVTAMLALYTDYAPA
- the guaD gene encoding guanine deaminase codes for the protein MAEREHLPAVFRGTLLHFLRDPGPDSAPDAWEMFEDGALAVAADGTVAWAGAWSALPQRHRGRVVDHRGRLIVPGFVDTHLHYSQYDMIASYGARLTDWLQEYVFPTEREFEDLEHASRIAGLFLDTLLACGTTTASVHPTVHPASVDAFCAAALARGMRMTCGKVLMDREPEFLRDRSRSEAEEQTRDLIARWHGNGRLTYAITPRFAPSSTDEQLAMAGRLFQELAGVALQTHAAESRQETEQVLARFADARSYLDVYDRVGMLGPRALFAHCVHIDAQDRSRMAEAGAAIAFCPTSNLFLGSGLFDLPAAWQAGIRVGLGTDCGAGTSYSMLRTLNEAYKVVMLGESAKPEARRTALDALRGFYLATLGGAEAMYCDDRIGNFRTGKDADFVVLDWAATPVLARRVDRARDFHERLFAQMILGDERSVLATYLMGRPAYTRR